The segment CCCTTAAAGTCTGAGTTTAACATCGCCAGAGTAGCCTTAGTATATCGGCAGCTCCGCCAAAGGTACCGGCGTTCCAGAGAAATTACAGCGCTTGGTCAAGAGTTGCTGGGGTCCCATCCACAGCTTGTGACAGTTTAACGAATGGCGGCTCCGAAGACAGCTCCGGAGCTGCCTCCGATTCTCCCCCCTTGGAGGCAGAGTCCTCTCTGCACGCTCTGTCCCAAAGCATAATCAAGAGCCGTGTTCTTTTGGGCTAGCTACGGCTTATGCGTAGAGGGCGTCAAACGCATGCCAGAGATCCGTGCGCAGTAACTGCCCTGTGGTGCCGGCCCAGCGGCCCACGGGCACGGGGATGTCCAGGCTGGTCACGTCGACGCAGCCAGCCTGCTGGAGCAGCTCCCCGAGCCGACGCAGGATCTCTGCCTCGAAGGGGAATGGCCCAGCGCCTGCTGACGAGGGGGAGGCGAAGCGCGCTGGGCCTGCCGCTGCCCACAACGCGGACAGGGCGGCTGCGGTGCAAGAGAACCCGTCAGCGGTTGTATGGCCGTTGCCATCAGATGCTGCTCCTCCCTCCCCTTGCCCTCGCTCCTGCTAAGGAGTCGATCGCTGAGCTTCTAGAGGACGACTCCGTCGCGCCCTCCTCTCCCTCCTGCTGTTTCCAGCATAGATCGTTGTTCCTCTCCTGCAAAGGAAGATCGGAGAGAGAGGAATCGTATCTTCCTGTAAAAACTTCTTGTATAACTTCTGCTCACGTTCCCTGGGGTATCCGCCTTGATTCCCTGGAGGTGGGTCTCCCTCCCAAAGCAGGGCGGAAGAACAACTTCCGCTCTCGTGCTTGCCAGGGAGCCGATCGTCTTCTATACTGGAGAAGGCAGGGGCGGGGAAAGAGAGAGGGAGGGAGGGAGGGAGAGCCCGTCAGCCGTGTGCATGTGAAGGAAGGGAGATGAGAGGCGATGCAGCAGGCAGCAGAGGGAGCAGCGCGGGAGGAGCGCGCGCGCGCTGCTTCCTGTCCGTGGTGGGTCCAGCAGGGCTATCCTCCTTTTGAGGAAGATGAGGCTGGCTGGCCCCACGCTGGTCAGGTGGTACGATACTTTCGTCAGCGCAAGCGGCGGCCTGACGGCAAGTGTTGGACACAGGCCGATCTGGCGCGGGCGCTGGGCATTTCAGAAAGGGCAGTACGAAACATGGAAGAACGCAAAGAAGGGCTCGACAGTATCAGCCGTCGGCGCTTTTTGGCGGAAACGCTGGCGATCCCGCCGGTGCTGCTTGGGCTGGCAGAGATGCCCGGTTCAGGCGGGGTCAGCGCCGCCTTGCGAGAACAAGTGGGGCCTGCTGTGATCACGCGCAGAGCCGTTGATCCAGAAGCCGCAGCGCAGCGACTGGAGGCCCTGTATCACACGCACTGGCGGCAAACAGCGGTGGCCCGGTTAGCCGAGGCGAAGCAGATGATGAGCATGCTCTATGAGGCGCTCCCCTGGGCCCGGTCTGATCAGCCGAAACTGGCCTCACTCCTCGCACAATATCACTTGCTGAGCGGGGAGGTCCTGCGAGATCAGCAGTGCTTTCAGGAGGCAGAAGAGCACTTTGCGAAAGCTGTGAGATGGGCTCAGCATCTGGATGATGTGGCCCTGCTCGGAGTAGCGCTCGAACGGCGCATCACGAATTGGTATGATGCACATGATCTCCGCGGAAGCCGTGATGCAGAGGAAGCTCGGTCCTTGCTGAGACGGCTTCCTCCTCTGGTACAAGCCGGCCTCCTGATCCGTCTCGGCGTGTTTGAGGCATGGGTTGCAGCCCAGCAAGGGAAAGTAGCCTGGTCTTCGGTGGCGCGTTGCTTTGACCAGGCCATGACGCTCTTATCCCACGGTTCCTTAGAACCTGTGTACCATTTGCGTGTTGACCTGACACGGTGTCTGGTGGACCGCGGGGCTGCACTGATCGGTATGGGATGGAATAAAGAGGCGCTGGCGGTGCTGCCTGCGGAAAGCCCAACAGAGGAAACCGGGCCTCGTCGCCAGCACGCTTATGCGGCCATCCTGATGGCCCAGGCCTATGCCAAC is part of the Thermogemmatispora onikobensis genome and harbors:
- a CDS encoding helix-turn-helix domain-containing protein; the encoded protein is MQQAAEGAAREERARAASCPWWVQQGYPPFEEDEAGWPHAGQVVRYFRQRKRRPDGKCWTQADLARALGISERAVRNMEERKEGLDSISRRRFLAETLAIPPVLLGLAEMPGSGGVSAALREQVGPAVITRRAVDPEAAAQRLEALYHTHWRQTAVARLAEAKQMMSMLYEALPWARSDQPKLASLLAQYHLLSGEVLRDQQCFQEAEEHFAKAVRWAQHLDDVALLGVALERRITNWYDAHDLRGSRDAEEARSLLRRLPPLVQAGLLIRLGVFEAWVAAQQGKVAWSSVARCFDQAMTLLSHGSLEPVYHLRVDLTRCLVDRGAALIGMGWNKEALAVLPAESPTEETGPRRQHAYAAILMAQAYANLGQYEMSVMLAQEAIPAVQQLQSAVNLARLKCLTDQLAASPFGSAPEVARLRALLAGPRRGKPGPQSV